Part of the Micromonospora inyonensis genome, GGCAGGGACGCCCGGCGGAACCCATCCACCACCGGAACCGCGCTGATCCCCCGCCGGATCAGCAGATCAACGATCTCCCGGTACGGGGTCTCTTCGCCGACCGCCGCGACCTCCGCGGTCATCACGTCGCTCACCTGCCACGTCCTCATTGCGACCTCCCTGTCGTCCGTGCCGACGCTACGGCGGCCGCCCGGGGGCGGGCAGAGGCGAAGGGACCGCAGGACACCGGGACCTCCGGCCCGCGGAGGTCCCGTGCGAAGAGGGCGAAGGTCCCGCCCGGCCAGGGACCGGTCGCCCCTGCTCCCGACACCCCGGCCGGAGTGGAATGGAGATGCCACCGGGAAGCGGTGCGAGGCACGAGGAAGGACGTGGACACCATGGCCGCGACGATCGAACGGGACACCGCCCGCACCACCACTCCGGTGACGCCGACCCGAACCCACCAGGACGGGACGCCGACGCCGGGGACCGCCCGGACCAGGGCCGCGCGGTACGTCTTCGCCGGGATCCGGATCGCGCTGGGCTGGACCTTCCTCTGGGCCTTCCTGGACAAGACCTTCGGTCTCGGCTTCGCCACCGAGGCGAAGAACGCCTGGATCGACGGTGGCAGCCCGACCAAGGGCTTCCTGGCCTTCGGCGCCGAGGGACCGTTCCAGGGCCTCTACCACGACATCGCCGGTGCGGTCTGGGCCGACTGGCTGTTCATGGCGGGCCTGCTCGGCCTCGGCGTGGCCCTGCTGCTCGGCATCGGGATGCGGATCGCGGCAGTCGCCGGCGGCCTGCTCTACGTGATGATGTGGACCGTCGTCCTGCCTCCCGAGAACAACCCCTTCATGGACGATCACCTGATCAACGCGGCCCTGCTCGCCGGTCTCGCGCTGGTCGCCGCCGGGTGACACCCTCGGCCTCGGCCGGGCCTGGGCGAAGCTCCCCCTCGTCCAGCGGTTCCCCTGGCTGCGCTGACCGCAGACCGGCACCACGGCGGACGTCACCACCCGGTGACGTCCGCCGCGTCGTGTCCCACCGTCCTGCCGGATATCGGCTGCTGACGATCCGGCAGGATCGACCGGGACAGTGATCCCGCGAGGCAGGAGAGCCAGGATGAACAAGCCCGAGGTAGGCCCGATCGAGGGTGCCCCGCCCGCCGATCTCGTCATCGAGGACATCACGGTGGGCGAGGGCCCCGAGGCGGAGCCCGGGCAGCTGGTCAGCGTGCACTACGTCGGGGTGGCGCACTCCACCGGTCGCGAGTTCGACGCGTCCTGGAACCGTGGCGAGACCTTCGACTTCGGGCTCGGCGCCGGCCAGGTCATCGCCGGCTGGGACCGGGGCGTGGTGGGGATGCGGGTGGGCGGCCGGCGCCGGCTCACCATCCCGCCGCACCTGGGCTACGGCAACCGGGGTGCCGGCGGCGTCATCAAGCCGGGCGAGACGCTGGTCTTCGTGGTCGACCTGCTCGGCGTCCGCTGACCTGGGGGTCGGGGCCGTCGGCACGCCGGTGGCCCCGACCGTCCGCAGGGTCGGGGTGGGCCGCCGGTCAGACCGCCGCGAGGGGTCGGTACGACAGGGCCGGGTACGTCCGGCCCACCGGTGTCGGGTCCGCCGGTCGCCGGTCGACCGGCGTCCGGGAGCGGGACACGTCGGTGGCCGCCCAGGACCGCCGTCCCGGACCCGGGACGGAGGGCACGGCGTCGGCCGGGGTCGGGACGTCGGCACGCCGGCCTTCCCGCGACGCGTCCACGGCCTCCGCCGGTGGTCGCCCGGCCGGCAGCGTGAGTCGCGGCGTGGCCTCGGCCACCGGGATGA contains:
- a CDS encoding FKBP-type peptidyl-prolyl cis-trans isomerase produces the protein MNKPEVGPIEGAPPADLVIEDITVGEGPEAEPGQLVSVHYVGVAHSTGREFDASWNRGETFDFGLGAGQVIAGWDRGVVGMRVGGRRRLTIPPHLGYGNRGAGGVIKPGETLVFVVDLLGVR